A window of Danio aesculapii chromosome 16, fDanAes4.1, whole genome shotgun sequence genomic DNA:
TTTGGAGATGCTGTGACCCACTCGTCTTGCCATCTTTATTTGGCCCTTTTCAAAGTCTGTCAATGTTTTTGCTTACCCAGATTTCCTGCTTCCAACACATGAAATTCCAGGTCTTACCACTTTTCACTCAATGCCTACTTTATCCCACTGCTTGATAGGTGCCATTTGCAATGATACAGTCAGTTCTATTTACTTATCAATGGTTTTATTGTTGTGGTTGTTTTAGAAAGAGATTAataccaagcaattttgtgtttcaAAGACATCCTAACATTGACatattggctaaaacaaggcaaaatttgGGCTggcagtgaaaatctaacagacatctTGCAATAGACTAAATAGTCCAGATATTAGACAGACTTCaagtgtagtcattcattcatttttatttaataagggTCTATATTTGGACTATTGTCTacctattagatttttactgacaacCCAGAcaacccaaatttagccttgtttaaggTAAAGCGTAAACCAGCACAAACAAAGCACATAAAAACGGTAGGGCTGAATTTTGGGGTAGCTGGAGGGCTGAGAGACCTCCAGAATGacctataaatattattttaataactgaaAAACCAAAGCAGTACAATTTTATTTTGCAGCACAAACTAAAGGACTATTTTGCTGATGTTTGGTTGAACCATGTTATAGATTTGGTGATGATTTGGGAAATGCAAAACCCAAAACTGATCTTTAGAATTTTCACTAGTCCTCTTATACTTTTGAGTATACGAGTCATTCAAACCAGCCCAACCTTGCAAGTACTTCAGATATTAGATGAGTTTCACTTTGCAGAGAATTTATAAAATCCAGCCCAGGGAAGTTATTACAGTCACACTGTTTCCTTTGTCCTTCTACAATAACTTTGTGATTGGACAAAGAAGCACTGTAAAGAAACACTAGAATTCAGATTCTCTTGTGTTGCGTGGTACAGTTGCAGCTTTGTATTCTTGCACTGGGTTCAAACCTGACGACCTCCTGAGGAAGCACTGCTGTAGATCTGTAAATATTTTAACGTCAAAGGAAAAAACCTACAGCCATCAATGCTAATACAATAACCAGTGCAAGGTTATCGTAATTTCTCAGATTTAATACTAGAGGGTGACGATGCAATGGAATAGTTTTAAAGTGGACTTTGTTAGTCGAGGGGTGGGGTAGGTGATGACAATGATCTTACTGTGGACAGTCAGATAACtcccgttgtgtgtgtgtgtgtgtgtgtgtgtgcaggactgGGGGAGGCAGACCTCAACCAGAACAATGGCTGCTCCAGCAAGAGTCCAGTGGTGACTGACTCCATGAATGCTGAAGTACATCACAGCAGCTGGAACCAGCCGAACACAGTCGACCCTAATGCCTCGGGGCCACGCCCACATTTGGTCCGCCTCTTTTCGCGAGATGCCCCAGGTCGCGAGGACAACACCTTCAAAGACCGTCCCTCGGAGTCTGACGAGCTGCAGACTATCCACGAGCACGGCGGAGCCGGATCAGAGTGCGAGTCCGAGGGCACCGAGTAGAACTAGAACTTTCCTAACTCCAATTTCTGTGGGACAAAAAAGCACCGCTGCCGAGATTAGAGCAAACACTCAGTATGGCATCTGCAAGCTCTTCGCAGTCAACATTCAGGCTGGGCCGTACTAAGAAGAACCCTACCGTTATGGATCAGATCGGAAAGTTCTTCGGAGGGGAGAAAAAGAAGAAGGGGAAGGTGAGAATTTGAGCAGGCTTGGTTTCAATTTAGCATTCACTTGAGCCTTTACTACTGTTCTTTATTTGCTTGACCTGCAGTTATTGTTTGATTATTATCGGATCGCCACCAGTAAACGATTTGTGTCgtattctttttgtttgtttgtttagcacCTTTAATTTTTTGATATCTTAATAATCGAATACAAGCAAATCTATATTATCCAGTATTGAATATTTTGGTTTGTTATGGGATTTTTACTGTGATTCAGGGATTAAGGATGGAGTGTGAGAATTGTTTATAACAACGtgaattttataaaatgtatttgagaCAACTGTACAGGAACAAAATCTAGTGTTTTTACAACTTTTCACTGACAGTTCTGTGGTAACCAGCAAAAGATGGTACGCGTGGTATATTGTACAAAGAAACTCAATGGTACTATGTATAATACAACGAGAATTTCCACATATCTTGGAGCTTTTTCTTATGCGACTGATaaatatcatatattttataGCCATTTTCGAATCTAAAGCTATCTTATAGCATCACCATGGCATTGAGGGAGCACCTCAGGGTTTTCCGTGGTACAAAATGAGGCAGTTGGTACCTAAAATGAATTTTTCATAGTTTTGGAAATGATCTTTAACAGTTATGCTTGCACAGTTATGCAATTTACAGAGCCTTAAcctttacaacaaaaaaaaaaaaaataggggggGGTTTGGGAAAATGTGAAAAAGAGATCTCAGTGATGTACGTAATGTGaccttattttaaagtgccaAATGATGGTTAAAAGCTAAACTTGCTGAATTGCTAACATGTGTTGTAGCATCTAACctttattaaatagttttaatataccTAATATTTCATGAGGAACTATAATGTGACAATTGTCATAGTTCCAGGTGTATAACAGTTGATCTCAGACCTCCATTTTGCTGCTTCAACCAGACTTTTGAAAATGCCTCAGGTTAATCATCTCTCTCATGTAACAATGTGATCTGTAAGCGTTAATGCTTCACTAGTAACCCCTATAGATTGTGTTGTTTGTAACATTCTGTACGAGTTTGTGTAACCCAGAACAACCCTGAAGCTGTACCTAAGCCTGATCCTGTCtttgagcttttttgacatttGTTGCTTGATTAAAATATGTCTAACAACATGAACACTGACTTTTTGGTCTGTTTGTTTAGAAATTGCAAAAGCACCAAGGTAAAGTGTCGTTATAGCAATAGTTtagccaaaaatgacaattctgtcgcTATTTACTCACATTTGAACTGTTCTAAATCTTATTTGACCGCAAATAAGATTGTCTGATGGATGTTAGAAACCAGAAGGCAtcgacatctatagtaggaacgaaacataccatggaagtcaatggctgctgcttttcaACACtattcaaagtatcttcttttgtgttcaacagaagaaagaaactcaaacatgtttgaaacaagtggaggatgagtaaatgatgagcgaATTAGCCTTTTTGGGTGAAACATCAAGAGTTTTGTTCAATTTTCAAGTTTATTTGAATGGTGTATTTCCCAATGCGTGCAATTTTAAAGCCTCTTCACTgaaagccatatatatatatatatatatatatatatatatatatatatatatatatatatatatatatatatatatatatatatatatatatatatgtatatatatatatatatatatatatatatatatgtatatatatatatatatatatatatatatatatatatatatatatatgtatatatatatatatatattagtctcTAATGCGTGAGGTTTTATTAAAGTTTGGACTCAGCGATCTATAATGTTGTCATAATCGATAATCCAAATTATTACAAATCCAGATATTAGTAAGTTTTAGTATGTGATGGGCTTAAAAAGTATAAGTAGCTACTATTATAACTAGtaataatacaaatgaatatGCTGTGGGTACAAATGAACACCGAACAAGTTAATAAtagtacatttttactgtattgtgGCTGTTAAATATAGGTCAgatcagttttaaaaatgttcagtttCAGATTGGCATTGTTTAATACATCTTTTTATCAATATTCCGTTAAAACGAGCTGTTTGTTCATGGTAAATTTATTTGTGAAACTTTCAGCTTAGTCAGATAGATTCAAAAGGCTTCctgcaaatgcagtaaaaatggtTGCCAGATGATTAACATTGAACTAACAAGCACTAGATCTAATTTTTCAATATCCGCAAAGCCTGTTGTTGTTAGAGGATTATGTGTAAATGCTGAAGACGAGGGTGTCAGAATGTTTTCAGTTTATGGGTCGCTATCAATGGAGTTGGCTCAGAACagacaatttttttcaaatattaaagtgcccctattatgttttttttttttaatgcagtggTCCCTCTTTATTTGCAATTGGGTTCAAACCTGTTTAAACCTTGttaaataacccgcaataggcgaaatctgctaagtagtctgctttatttttttttttttacaatcattatagatgttttaaggctgtaaaactcctcactacacacttttctcagacaggcattaacatttttcctgcagtcactgatccacaaagctgACTCCATCCTTCTGATGGTCTTGCTTACAACAGTTTTTGCATCTTTGTTGAAACTTCTTGCTGCtgtcatccccccccccccctccgccCAAttccttttattatattttaacatatacagttgaagtcagaattattagcccccttttgatttatttatttattttttatatttcccaaatgatgtttaacagcaaggaaattttcacagtatgtctgataatatttattcttctggggaaagtcttatttgttttatttcggctagaataaaagcagttttaaatattttaaaaaccattttaaggtcaaaattattagcccctttaagctatattttttctttttttacccgatagtctacagaacaaaccatcattataaaataacttgcctaattacctcaacctgcctagttaatcctttaaatgtcaagctgtatagaagtgtcttgaaaaatatctagtcaaatattatttactgtcatcatgacaaagataaaataaatcagttattagaaatgacttattaaaactattatgtttagaaatgtgttgaaaaaaatcttctctccattaaccagaaattggggaaaaaataatcagggggggccttataattctgacttcaactgtacatacacattTCCATGTGCCAGATATAAcataaagcaaacaaattaacaaacaaaacaaaaggcttctcagtattttacatcaaaATACAATATCACTTCTTTTACTAAACTTCTAGTAAGGCATTTCCCAAAACACcaccttttaaaaacaacataaaaggtacccaaactctatcaaaaatgatgtatttatttcttaatatataaataagtttTTCCATTGACATGTTTGTTACTACCTCTTTCAGCCAACGGCCTATATTTGGTGCACATATacttttccaatttaaagaaataagctGTTTCGCTTGCAGAatacatacattcataaatatatgCTCTGTCTTTTTTACCTTAATCTCCTTgggatataaatgaaataaaatattaaaggagACATTGGTATATTAACCTCAAGAATCTTTACTATCATTTCTTTCACACCTTTCTAAAAGTTCTGTATTGCTGTTGTTGTCCTTATGTTATTCTCTCCTTCTTTATGTAACGAACCGAAGATTTACTTATTTTGTAATGGCGCCCTGCAGCCGCGTAACTTC
This region includes:
- the LOC130242870 gene encoding myelin basic protein-like isoform X2, coding for MGQHLGKREPLSVSKGSSTVSEHINSTDTPESQDEVFGLGEADLNQNNGCSSKSPVVTDSMNAEVHHSSWNQPNTVDPNASGPRPHLVRLFSRDAPGREDNTFKDRPSESDELQTIHEHGGAGSECESEGTE
- the LOC130242870 gene encoding myelin basic protein-like isoform X1, with amino-acid sequence MSMGQHLGKREPLSVSKGSSTVSEHINSTDTPESQDEVFGLGEADLNQNNGCSSKSPVVTDSMNAEVHHSSWNQPNTVDPNASGPRPHLVRLFSRDAPGREDNTFKDRPSESDELQTIHEHGGAGSECESEGTE